One window of the Anomalospiza imberbis isolate Cuckoo-Finch-1a 21T00152 chromosome 24, ASM3175350v1, whole genome shotgun sequence genome contains the following:
- the LOC137462134 gene encoding uncharacterized protein isoform X2 — MLQTVCMSPELLVTQNMSESEICGYSPGQGSPLPGETASPKSCFQQSPSLPDSGLTELNVASPRIYHPAPPCNPPGMPAPADSELSSDPPQKRYMGVRVKMPVRELLRKIRLSKGLDPAPGKEASSAKMVAKGSSGKTAEKRRSHPYTEKQLRQSKQSTGQTPKGLEDLDILVEVLQEDLNESQLREEPRHPVPDGFWQGFSAELRSCRWESVGSKEAAGGLQGRQHGPAELHPGSCPRDFHPVLRGEPEPPFHGQQEGTQRSGSRGMFSRTGEKGSSWWVQDALPSSQEGSSRNSPSQECFLRNSPPQEGFLRNSAPQEGLLRNSPPQECFPRNSAPQECFLRNSPSQEGFLRNSAPQEGLLRNSPPQECFPRNSAPQECFLRNSPSQEGFLRNSTPQEGFLRNSAPQEGLLRNSPPQEGFLRNSPSQECFLRNSPSQEGFSRNSPPQEVFLRNSPPQEGFLRNSPSQEGLLRNSPPQEGFLRNSPSQEGFLRNSPSQDMPALPSLAEVSLEAPRGSPDVEGHLRLTPNSFTRQDLSALSFFQFQLSREENLLRNIPEEKLLAPDENGNRLLHKAVAQGRRALTFALAQRFASLNKIDEKDAEKRTALHLAAEKNQHLMVSDLISLGANVNEQDSSGKTPLHLCAENGYLRVLEVLKSCKNNGMCVDVDLPDHCGLTPLHCAALAHTVLVTESQSTARDTSTGRFLRLRKAQILEGILCLLQMGAKPQLQVLNSCQTSTPCLKLEENTELMCLLQTHKPQAQDVPRESCSQRDAPRGIPAPPAADILPELCSLSSSDLLDVLLKGKC, encoded by the exons ATGTTGCAAACAGTCTGCATGAGTCCTGAGCTGCTTGTCACCCAAAACATGAGCGAAAGTGAAATCTGTGGCTACAGCCCAGGCCAGGGATCTCCACTGCCTGGAGAAACTGCCAGTCCCAAgagctgcttccagcagagcccaTCTCTGCCAGACTCTGGATTAACTGAGCTGAACGTTGCGAGTCCCAGGATCTACCACCCTGCTCCTCCATGCAACCCTCCAGGGatgcctgctcctgctg ACTCTGAACTTAGCTCTGATCCCCCTCAGAAGCGCTACATGGGCGTGAGAGTGAAGATGCCAGTGCGGGAATTGCTGAGGAAAATCCGACTTTCCAAAGGCTTGGacccagctcctggcaag GAAGCCTCATCAGCGAAGATGGTAGCCAAAGGATCCTCAGGAAAAACAG cagagaaGAGGAGATCTCACCCTTATACAGAGAAACAGCTTAGACAG AGcaagcagagcactgggcaaaCCCCCAAAGGCTTGGAGGACCTCGACATCCTGGtggaggtgctgcaggaggaTCTGAACGAGAGCCAGCTCAGGGAGGAGCCTCGGCATCCCGTGCCAGACGGGTTTTGGCAGGGATTCTCCGCGGAGCTGCGGAGCTGCCGGTGGGAAAGCGTGGGGAGCAAGGAGGCAGCTGGGGGCCTGCAGGGGAGGCAGCACGGCCCAGCAGAGCTTCACCCCGGGTCCTGCCCGAGAGATTTCCACCCAGTCCTGCGGGGAGAGCCAGAGCCTCCCTTCCATGGTCAGCAGGAAGGCACCCAAAGGTCCGGCTCGCGCGGAATGTTCTCCAGGACGGGTGAGAAAGGGAGCAGCTGGTGGGTGCAGGATGCTCTCCCGAGCTCCCAGGAAGGTTCCTCGAGGAATTCTCCATCCCAGGAATGTTTCCTGAGGAATTCTCCACCCCAGGAAGGATTCTTGAGGAATTCTGCACCCCAGGAAGGTCTCCTGAGGAACTCTCCACCCCAGGAATGTTTCCCGAGGAATTCTGCACCCCAGGAATGTTTCCTGAGGAATTCTCCATCCCAGGAAGGATTCTTGAGGAATTCTGCACCCCAGGAAGGTCTCCTGAGGAACTCTCCACCCCAGGAATGTTTCCCGAGGAATTCTGCACCCCAGGAATGTTTCCTGAGGAATTCTCCATCCCAGGAAGGATTCTTGAGGAATTCTACACCCCAGGAAGGATTCTTGAGGAATTCTGCACCCCAGGAAGGTCTCCTGAGGAACTCTCCACCCCAGGAAGGTTTCCTGAGGAACTCTCCATCCCAGGAATGTTTCCTGAGGAATTCTCCATCCCAGGAAGGTTTCTCGAGGAACTCTCCACCCCAGGAAGTTTTCCTGAGGAACTCTCCACCCCAGGAAGGTTTCCTGAGGAACTCTCCATCCCAGGAAGGTCTCCTGAGGAATTCTCCACCCCAGGAAG GTTTCCTGAGGAACTCTCCATCCCAGGAAGGTTTCCTGAGGAACTCTCCATCCCAGGACATGCCTGCActccccagcctggcagaggtGTCGCTGGAAGCTCCCAGGGGCTCTCCAGATGTGGAGGGACATTTGAGGCTGACCCCAAATTCCTTCACCAGGCAGGacctctctgccctctccttctTCCAGTTCCAGCTGAGCAGGGAGGAAAATTTGCTGAGGAACATCCCAGAGGAAAAACTCCTGGCTCCTGATGAAAATGGCAACAG GCTGCTGCACAAGGCTGTCGCCCAGGGAAGGAGGGCTCTGACTTTTGCCCTGGCCCAGAGATTTGCATCCCTCAACAAGATCGACGAGAAGGATGCAGAGAAAAGG ACTGCTTTACATCTTGCTGCAGAAAAGAACCAGCACCTGATGGTGAGTGACCTGATCTCCCTGGGAGCCAACGTCAACGAGCAGGACAGCTCTGGGAAAACTCCCCTCCACCTGTGTGCAGAGAATGGATATCTGAGAGTTCTGGAG GTCCTGAAAAGCTGCAAGAACAACGGGATGTGTGTGGACGTGGATCTGCCTGACCACTGTG GTTTGACACCCCTGCACTGTGCTGCTCTTGCCCACACTGTGCTGGTGACAGAATCCcagagcactgccagggacaccAGCACGGGGAGGTTCCTGAGGCTCCGGAAAGCCCAAATCCTGGAGGGAATTCTCTGCCTGCTACAGATGGGAGCAAAGCCCCAGCTGCAG GTTCTGAATTCATGTCAAACCTCCACCCCCTGCCTAAAACTCGAGGAGAACACAGAGCTCATGTGTTTGCTTCAGACTCATAAACCCCAGGCACAGGATGTTCCTCGGGAG agctgcagccagagggatgctccCAGAGGAATCCCCGCACCCCCAGCTGCAGATATCCTACCTGAACTTTGCTCCTTGTCATCCTCAGACCTCCTTGATGTCCTCCTCAAAG GGAAATGCTGA
- the LOC137462134 gene encoding uncharacterized protein isoform X3, translating to MLQTVCMSPELLVTQNMSESEICGYSPGQGSPLPGETASPKSCFQQSPSLPDSGLTELNVASPRIYHPAPPCNPPGMPAPADSELSSDPPQKRYMGVRVKMPVRELLRKIRLSKGLDPAPGKEASSAKMVAKGSSGKTAEKRRSHPYTEKQLRQSKQSTGQTPKGLEDLDILVEVLQEDLNESQLREEPRHPVPDGFWQGFSAELRSCRWESVGSKEAAGGLQGRQHGPAELHPGSCPRDFHPVLRGEPEPPFHGQQEGTQRSGSRGMFSRTGEKGSSWWVQDALPSSQEGSSRNSPSQECFLRNSPPQEGFLRNSAPQEGLLRNSPPQECFPRNSAPQECFLRNSPSQEGFLRNSAPQEGLLRNSPPQECFPRNSAPQECLLRNSPPQEGFLRNSPSQECFLRNSPSQEGFSRNSPPQEVFLRNSPPQEGFLRNSPSQEGLLRNSPPQEGLMRNSPSQEGFSRNSPPQEGFLRNSPSQEGFLRNSPSQDMPALPSLAEVSLEAPRGSPDVEGHLRLTPNSFTRQDLSALSFFQFQLSREENLLRNIPEEKLLAPDENGNRLLHKAVAQGRRALTFALAQRFASLNKIDEKDAEKRTALHLAAEKNQHLMVSDLISLGANVNEQDSSGKTPLHLCAENGYLRVLEVLKSCKNNGMCVDVDLPDHCGLTPLHCAALAHTVLVTESQSTARDTSTGRFLRLRKAQILEGILCLLQMGAKPQLQVLNSCQTSTPCLKLEENTELMCLLQTHKPQAQDVPRESCSQRDAPRGIPAPPAADILPELCSLSSSDLLDVLLKGKC from the exons ATGTTGCAAACAGTCTGCATGAGTCCTGAGCTGCTTGTCACCCAAAACATGAGCGAAAGTGAAATCTGTGGCTACAGCCCAGGCCAGGGATCTCCACTGCCTGGAGAAACTGCCAGTCCCAAgagctgcttccagcagagcccaTCTCTGCCAGACTCTGGATTAACTGAGCTGAACGTTGCGAGTCCCAGGATCTACCACCCTGCTCCTCCATGCAACCCTCCAGGGatgcctgctcctgctg ACTCTGAACTTAGCTCTGATCCCCCTCAGAAGCGCTACATGGGCGTGAGAGTGAAGATGCCAGTGCGGGAATTGCTGAGGAAAATCCGACTTTCCAAAGGCTTGGacccagctcctggcaag GAAGCCTCATCAGCGAAGATGGTAGCCAAAGGATCCTCAGGAAAAACAG cagagaaGAGGAGATCTCACCCTTATACAGAGAAACAGCTTAGACAG AGcaagcagagcactgggcaaaCCCCCAAAGGCTTGGAGGACCTCGACATCCTGGtggaggtgctgcaggaggaTCTGAACGAGAGCCAGCTCAGGGAGGAGCCTCGGCATCCCGTGCCAGACGGGTTTTGGCAGGGATTCTCCGCGGAGCTGCGGAGCTGCCGGTGGGAAAGCGTGGGGAGCAAGGAGGCAGCTGGGGGCCTGCAGGGGAGGCAGCACGGCCCAGCAGAGCTTCACCCCGGGTCCTGCCCGAGAGATTTCCACCCAGTCCTGCGGGGAGAGCCAGAGCCTCCCTTCCATGGTCAGCAGGAAGGCACCCAAAGGTCCGGCTCGCGCGGAATGTTCTCCAGGACGGGTGAGAAAGGGAGCAGCTGGTGGGTGCAGGATGCTCTCCCGAGCTCCCAGGAAGGTTCCTCGAGGAATTCTCCATCCCAGGAATGTTTCCTGAGGAATTCTCCACCCCAGGAAGGATTCTTGAGGAATTCTGCACCCCAGGAAGGTCTCCTGAGGAACTCTCCACCCCAGGAATGTTTCCCGAGGAATTCTGCACCCCAGGAATGTTTCCTGAGGAATTCTCCATCCCAGGAAGGATTCTTGAGGAATTCTGCACCCCAGGAAGGTCTCCTGAGGAACTCTCCACCCCAGGAATGTTTCCCGAGGAATTCTGCACCCCAGGAAT GTCTCCTGAGGAACTCTCCACCCCAGGAAGGTTTCCTGAGGAACTCTCCATCCCAGGAATGTTTCCTGAGGAATTCTCCATCCCAGGAAGGTTTCTCGAGGAACTCTCCACCCCAGGAAGTTTTCCTGAGGAACTCTCCACCCCAGGAAGGTTTCCTGAGGAACTCTCCATCCCAGGAAGGTCTCCTGAGGAATTCTCCACCCCAGGAAGGTCTCATGAGGAACTCTCCATCCCAGGAAGGTTTCTCGAGGAACTCTCCACCCCAGGAAGGTTTCCTGAGGAACTCTCCATCCCAGGAAGGTTTCCTGAGGAACTCTCCATCCCAGGACATGCCTGCActccccagcctggcagaggtGTCGCTGGAAGCTCCCAGGGGCTCTCCAGATGTGGAGGGACATTTGAGGCTGACCCCAAATTCCTTCACCAGGCAGGacctctctgccctctccttctTCCAGTTCCAGCTGAGCAGGGAGGAAAATTTGCTGAGGAACATCCCAGAGGAAAAACTCCTGGCTCCTGATGAAAATGGCAACAG GCTGCTGCACAAGGCTGTCGCCCAGGGAAGGAGGGCTCTGACTTTTGCCCTGGCCCAGAGATTTGCATCCCTCAACAAGATCGACGAGAAGGATGCAGAGAAAAGG ACTGCTTTACATCTTGCTGCAGAAAAGAACCAGCACCTGATGGTGAGTGACCTGATCTCCCTGGGAGCCAACGTCAACGAGCAGGACAGCTCTGGGAAAACTCCCCTCCACCTGTGTGCAGAGAATGGATATCTGAGAGTTCTGGAG GTCCTGAAAAGCTGCAAGAACAACGGGATGTGTGTGGACGTGGATCTGCCTGACCACTGTG GTTTGACACCCCTGCACTGTGCTGCTCTTGCCCACACTGTGCTGGTGACAGAATCCcagagcactgccagggacaccAGCACGGGGAGGTTCCTGAGGCTCCGGAAAGCCCAAATCCTGGAGGGAATTCTCTGCCTGCTACAGATGGGAGCAAAGCCCCAGCTGCAG GTTCTGAATTCATGTCAAACCTCCACCCCCTGCCTAAAACTCGAGGAGAACACAGAGCTCATGTGTTTGCTTCAGACTCATAAACCCCAGGCACAGGATGTTCCTCGGGAG agctgcagccagagggatgctccCAGAGGAATCCCCGCACCCCCAGCTGCAGATATCCTACCTGAACTTTGCTCCTTGTCATCCTCAGACCTCCTTGATGTCCTCCTCAAAG GGAAATGCTGA
- the LOC137462134 gene encoding uncharacterized protein isoform X1: MLQTVCMSPELLVTQNMSESEICGYSPGQGSPLPGETASPKSCFQQSPSLPDSGLTELNVASPRIYHPAPPCNPPGMPAPADSELSSDPPQKRYMGVRVKMPVRELLRKIRLSKGLDPAPGKEASSAKMVAKGSSGKTAEKRRSHPYTEKQLRQSKQSTGQTPKGLEDLDILVEVLQEDLNESQLREEPRHPVPDGFWQGFSAELRSCRWESVGSKEAAGGLQGRQHGPAELHPGSCPRDFHPVLRGEPEPPFHGQQEGTQRSGSRGMFSRTGEKGSSWWVQDALPSSQEGSSRNSPSQECFLRNSPPQEGFLRNSAPQEGLLRNSPPQECFPRNSAPQECFLRNSPSQEGFLRNSAPQEGLLRNSPPQECFPRNSAPQECFLRNSPSQEGFLRNSTPQEGFLRNSAPQEGLLRNSPPQEGFLRNSPSQECFLRNSPSQEGFSRNSPPQEVFLRNSPPQEGFLRNSPSQEGLLRNSPPQEGLMRNSPSQEGFSRNSPPQEGFLRNSPSQEGFLRNSPSQDMPALPSLAEVSLEAPRGSPDVEGHLRLTPNSFTRQDLSALSFFQFQLSREENLLRNIPEEKLLAPDENGNRLLHKAVAQGRRALTFALAQRFASLNKIDEKDAEKRTALHLAAEKNQHLMVSDLISLGANVNEQDSSGKTPLHLCAENGYLRVLEVLKSCKNNGMCVDVDLPDHCGLTPLHCAALAHTVLVTESQSTARDTSTGRFLRLRKAQILEGILCLLQMGAKPQLQVLNSCQTSTPCLKLEENTELMCLLQTHKPQAQDVPRESCSQRDAPRGIPAPPAADILPELCSLSSSDLLDVLLKGKC, translated from the exons ATGTTGCAAACAGTCTGCATGAGTCCTGAGCTGCTTGTCACCCAAAACATGAGCGAAAGTGAAATCTGTGGCTACAGCCCAGGCCAGGGATCTCCACTGCCTGGAGAAACTGCCAGTCCCAAgagctgcttccagcagagcccaTCTCTGCCAGACTCTGGATTAACTGAGCTGAACGTTGCGAGTCCCAGGATCTACCACCCTGCTCCTCCATGCAACCCTCCAGGGatgcctgctcctgctg ACTCTGAACTTAGCTCTGATCCCCCTCAGAAGCGCTACATGGGCGTGAGAGTGAAGATGCCAGTGCGGGAATTGCTGAGGAAAATCCGACTTTCCAAAGGCTTGGacccagctcctggcaag GAAGCCTCATCAGCGAAGATGGTAGCCAAAGGATCCTCAGGAAAAACAG cagagaaGAGGAGATCTCACCCTTATACAGAGAAACAGCTTAGACAG AGcaagcagagcactgggcaaaCCCCCAAAGGCTTGGAGGACCTCGACATCCTGGtggaggtgctgcaggaggaTCTGAACGAGAGCCAGCTCAGGGAGGAGCCTCGGCATCCCGTGCCAGACGGGTTTTGGCAGGGATTCTCCGCGGAGCTGCGGAGCTGCCGGTGGGAAAGCGTGGGGAGCAAGGAGGCAGCTGGGGGCCTGCAGGGGAGGCAGCACGGCCCAGCAGAGCTTCACCCCGGGTCCTGCCCGAGAGATTTCCACCCAGTCCTGCGGGGAGAGCCAGAGCCTCCCTTCCATGGTCAGCAGGAAGGCACCCAAAGGTCCGGCTCGCGCGGAATGTTCTCCAGGACGGGTGAGAAAGGGAGCAGCTGGTGGGTGCAGGATGCTCTCCCGAGCTCCCAGGAAGGTTCCTCGAGGAATTCTCCATCCCAGGAATGTTTCCTGAGGAATTCTCCACCCCAGGAAGGATTCTTGAGGAATTCTGCACCCCAGGAAGGTCTCCTGAGGAACTCTCCACCCCAGGAATGTTTCCCGAGGAATTCTGCACCCCAGGAATGTTTCCTGAGGAATTCTCCATCCCAGGAAGGATTCTTGAGGAATTCTGCACCCCAGGAAGGTCTCCTGAGGAACTCTCCACCCCAGGAATGTTTCCCGAGGAATTCTGCACCCCAGGAATGTTTCCTGAGGAATTCTCCATCCCAGGAAGGATTCTTGAGGAATTCTACACCCCAGGAAGGATTCTTGAGGAATTCTGCACCCCAGGAAGGTCTCCTGAGGAACTCTCCACCCCAGGAAGGTTTCCTGAGGAACTCTCCATCCCAGGAATGTTTCCTGAGGAATTCTCCATCCCAGGAAGGTTTCTCGAGGAACTCTCCACCCCAGGAAGTTTTCCTGAGGAACTCTCCACCCCAGGAAGGTTTCCTGAGGAACTCTCCATCCCAGGAAGGTCTCCTGAGGAATTCTCCACCCCAGGAAGGTCTCATGAGGAACTCTCCATCCCAGGAAGGTTTCTCGAGGAACTCTCCACCCCAGGAAGGTTTCCTGAGGAACTCTCCATCCCAGGAAGGTTTCCTGAGGAACTCTCCATCCCAGGACATGCCTGCActccccagcctggcagaggtGTCGCTGGAAGCTCCCAGGGGCTCTCCAGATGTGGAGGGACATTTGAGGCTGACCCCAAATTCCTTCACCAGGCAGGacctctctgccctctccttctTCCAGTTCCAGCTGAGCAGGGAGGAAAATTTGCTGAGGAACATCCCAGAGGAAAAACTCCTGGCTCCTGATGAAAATGGCAACAG GCTGCTGCACAAGGCTGTCGCCCAGGGAAGGAGGGCTCTGACTTTTGCCCTGGCCCAGAGATTTGCATCCCTCAACAAGATCGACGAGAAGGATGCAGAGAAAAGG ACTGCTTTACATCTTGCTGCAGAAAAGAACCAGCACCTGATGGTGAGTGACCTGATCTCCCTGGGAGCCAACGTCAACGAGCAGGACAGCTCTGGGAAAACTCCCCTCCACCTGTGTGCAGAGAATGGATATCTGAGAGTTCTGGAG GTCCTGAAAAGCTGCAAGAACAACGGGATGTGTGTGGACGTGGATCTGCCTGACCACTGTG GTTTGACACCCCTGCACTGTGCTGCTCTTGCCCACACTGTGCTGGTGACAGAATCCcagagcactgccagggacaccAGCACGGGGAGGTTCCTGAGGCTCCGGAAAGCCCAAATCCTGGAGGGAATTCTCTGCCTGCTACAGATGGGAGCAAAGCCCCAGCTGCAG GTTCTGAATTCATGTCAAACCTCCACCCCCTGCCTAAAACTCGAGGAGAACACAGAGCTCATGTGTTTGCTTCAGACTCATAAACCCCAGGCACAGGATGTTCCTCGGGAG agctgcagccagagggatgctccCAGAGGAATCCCCGCACCCCCAGCTGCAGATATCCTACCTGAACTTTGCTCCTTGTCATCCTCAGACCTCCTTGATGTCCTCCTCAAAG GGAAATGCTGA